The Triplophysa rosa linkage group LG15, Trosa_1v2, whole genome shotgun sequence genome has a segment encoding these proteins:
- the fez2b gene encoding fasciculation and elongation protein zeta-2 isoform X1 yields the protein MAAPVTSLDEDWEDFNEFKAADPPHGCTAVPENSTEIQTFASFEETLSASFPPSTSSASTNVCVRAVSERELLSDDEIWNALTKNYGNVMPVDWKTSHTRSLHLPTLNLRPQQPVEVSNLELSDDEELRDQMDMHNIIISCVNEEPLFTAEQVIEEIEEIMQQSPDGEEHANPSQFDLSAMPRDLHKLTHSTSSSIYEDRLRGLCVSELLERLEEVERQIRGFSEELIDQLAVREELDFEKEVKNTFISALINVQNRQKEHRELLKKKRKIKSTSGVQRSDRSHVPGTYLTTVIPYDRSNRAPSVEDLQILTKILHAMREDSETVPALLTDYILKVLCPT from the exons ATGGCGGCCCCGGTCACTTCGCTCGATGAAGACTGGGAGGATTTTAACGAGTTTAAAGCAGCTGACCCACCGCACGGCTGTACCGCGGTACCGGAGAACTCGACGGAGATCCAAACATTCGCATCCTTCGAGGAGACGCTGAGCGCGAGCTTTCCGCCCTCAACCAGCAGCGCGTCCACGAACGTCTGTGTGCGCGCTGTGAGTGAGCGCGAGCTGCTGAGCGACGACGA gaTCTGGAATGCCTTGACGAAGAACTACGGCAACGTAATGCCAGTAGACTGGAAAACATCTCACACTCGCTCACTTCATCTCCCCACACTGAACCTTCGACCACAGCAG ccgGTAGAGGTCAGTAATCTGGAACTGTCTGATGATGAAGAGCTCAGAGATCAGATGGACATGCACAACATCATCATTTCCTGTGTGAACGAGGAGCCGCTGTTCACAGCAGAACAG GTTATAGAAGAAATCGAGGAGATAATGCAGCAGTCTCCAGACGGTGAGGAACACGCCAACCCGTCTCAGTTTGACCTCTCAGCGATGCCCCGTGACTTACACAAACTCACACACTCCACATCCAGCAGCATCTATGAGGATC GATTACGTGGTCTTTGTGTGTCGGAGCTGCTGGAGCGCCTGGAGGAGGTGGAGAGGCAGATTCGAGGTTTCTCCGAAGAGCTTATCGATCAGCTGGCCGTGCGGGAGGAGCTGGACTTTGAGAAGGAGGTGAAGAACACGTTCATCTCGGCTCTCATCAACGTGCAGAATCGCCAGAAAGAACATCGAGAGctgctgaagaagaagaggaagatcAAGAGCACGTCGGGTGTACAAAGATCCGACCGCTCGCACGTGCCAGGAACC TATTTGACTACAGTGATCCCGTACGACAGGAGTAACAGAGCCCCGTCTGTAGAAGATCTTCAGATTTTGACCAAGA TTCTTCACGCCATGCGTGAGGACAGTGAGACGGTTCCCGCTCTTCTGACCGACTACATCCTCAAAG TGCTGTGTCCTACGTAG
- the fez2b gene encoding fasciculation and elongation protein zeta-2 isoform X2: protein MAAPVTSLDEDWEDFNEFKAADPPHGCTAVPENSTEIQTFASFEETLSASFPPSTSSASTNVCVRAVSERELLSDDEIWNALTKNYGNVMPVDWKTSHTRSLHLPTLNLRPQQPVEVSNLELSDDEELRDQMDMHNIIISCVNEEPLFTAEQVIEEIEEIMQQSPDGEEHANPSQFDLSAMPRDLHKLTHSTSSSIYEDRLRGLCVSELLERLEEVERQIRGFSEELIDQLAVREELDFEKEVKNTFISALINVQNRQKEHRELLKKKRKIKSTSGVQRSDRSHVPGTYLTTVIPYDRSNRAPSVEDLQILTKILHAMREDSETVPALLTDYILKALV, encoded by the exons ATGGCGGCCCCGGTCACTTCGCTCGATGAAGACTGGGAGGATTTTAACGAGTTTAAAGCAGCTGACCCACCGCACGGCTGTACCGCGGTACCGGAGAACTCGACGGAGATCCAAACATTCGCATCCTTCGAGGAGACGCTGAGCGCGAGCTTTCCGCCCTCAACCAGCAGCGCGTCCACGAACGTCTGTGTGCGCGCTGTGAGTGAGCGCGAGCTGCTGAGCGACGACGA gaTCTGGAATGCCTTGACGAAGAACTACGGCAACGTAATGCCAGTAGACTGGAAAACATCTCACACTCGCTCACTTCATCTCCCCACACTGAACCTTCGACCACAGCAG ccgGTAGAGGTCAGTAATCTGGAACTGTCTGATGATGAAGAGCTCAGAGATCAGATGGACATGCACAACATCATCATTTCCTGTGTGAACGAGGAGCCGCTGTTCACAGCAGAACAG GTTATAGAAGAAATCGAGGAGATAATGCAGCAGTCTCCAGACGGTGAGGAACACGCCAACCCGTCTCAGTTTGACCTCTCAGCGATGCCCCGTGACTTACACAAACTCACACACTCCACATCCAGCAGCATCTATGAGGATC GATTACGTGGTCTTTGTGTGTCGGAGCTGCTGGAGCGCCTGGAGGAGGTGGAGAGGCAGATTCGAGGTTTCTCCGAAGAGCTTATCGATCAGCTGGCCGTGCGGGAGGAGCTGGACTTTGAGAAGGAGGTGAAGAACACGTTCATCTCGGCTCTCATCAACGTGCAGAATCGCCAGAAAGAACATCGAGAGctgctgaagaagaagaggaagatcAAGAGCACGTCGGGTGTACAAAGATCCGACCGCTCGCACGTGCCAGGAACC TATTTGACTACAGTGATCCCGTACGACAGGAGTAACAGAGCCCCGTCTGTAGAAGATCTTCAGATTTTGACCAAGA TTCTTCACGCCATGCGTGAGGACAGTGAGACGGTTCCCGCTCTTCTGACCGACTACATCCTCAAAG CTCTGGTGTGA
- the LOC130566221 gene encoding uncharacterized protein LOC130566221 yields MFLQYLLACIVLGPFHSQAKVVNNFTECEEFFYKGKEPQGMDTEAKKICQIRNGSNVDFATLNSFDFATLYSFDFATLYSVDHRIPLYSAYTLDDRCLKNKDPQDKCKKWKIEPQLVSPDEPAYMMTEREYISSNLSRKDHLKRNQAISEDYSDTGYDRGHLYPNSFDYNDQYMVTYTLTNIAPMDPCFNRIYWKKSEQELKRFLISKLRLDIFVTVYIVTGAVPGDDRIPDCGDSRESGRVTVPSHIWTAVCYKHHFFDTKSFSFGYIAKNHHELNINPMSISDMNQQLSELYSRGSGTTPQIQIFDDDCFGAKSKVPKIFDQMKSTKLKIPPKFDEAQNNFHAVERFLSTDSKMPPTKVYKGRLAELTATLVFDSSVSYFTSLEVLKDEARSACMITSAKERYWSDRSELRKREVSEGSEAVQCLLVPEKSVDGKTAADGSPCSNFKDNSNRCTCSTQKGKEKFCCSTPCLYQKGLKGYRCYSGQTQIKCSPQYSLLAIRGQRCVNDHPCATYGEDYYWCYTAIGLLKKDWEYCSPPLLGSKAKDGKYCRSDHACAKYSSDPWCYTDDDENWNYCCTSDDCFSAVNYKTCKPDHPCGYYGKNYLWCRTTDDNWNYCCTDCRK; encoded by the exons atgtttctacagtatctgCTCGCATGTATTGTGCTCGGACCTTTTCATTCTCAGGCCAAAGTGGTCAACAACTTTACGGAGTGTGAAGAATTTTTCTACAAAGGCAAAGAACCACAAGGAATGGATACGGAAGCCAAGAAAATCTGTCAGATAAGGAATGGATCTAATGTTGATTTTGCTACACTCAATTCATTTGATTTTGCTACACTCTATTCATTTGATTTTGCTACACTCTATTCGGTTGATCACAGAATTCCTCTGTACAGTGCGTATACACTTGATGATCGatgcttaaaaaataaagacCCACaagataaatgcaaaaaatggaAGATTGAACCACag CTTGTTTCACCAGATGAACCTGCTTACATGATGACTGAGAGAGAGTACATTTCTTCTAATCTCAGTAGAaaagatcatttaaaaagaaatcaagCCATCAGTGAGGACTATAGTGACACAGGATATGATCGAGGTCACCTTTACCCCAACAGCTTCGACTACAATGATCAGTATATGGTGACTTATACACTGACCAATATTGCACCTATGGATCCATGTTTTAACCGTATATACTGGAAGAAATCGGAGCAAGAATTGAAAAGATTTTTAATAAGCAAACTTAGACTAGATATTTTTGTGACAGTCTACATTGTCACAGGTGCTGTACCTGGTGATGACAGAATACCAGACTGTGGGGACAGCCGGGAGTCTGGAAGGGTTACGGTTCCCTCCCATATCTGGACAGCTGTCTGTTATAAACACCACTTCTTTGACACAAAGTCTTTTTCCTTTGGCTATATAGCAAAAAACCATCATGAATTGAACATAAATCCCATGAGTATTTCAGACATGAATCAGCAGCTCAGTGAATTGTATAGTAGAGGTTCAGGAACTACTCCACAAATTCAGATTTTTGATGATGATTGTTTCGGTGCCAAATCTAAGGTTCCTAAAATTTTTGATCAAATGAAATCAACAAAGCTAAAAATACCTCCAAAGTTTGATGAGGCTCAAAATAACTTTCATGCAGTCGAAAGATTCTTGAGTACTGACAGTAAGATGCCCCCTACAAAGGTCTACAAAGGTAGACTTGCTGAACTGACAGCAACACTTGTCTTTGACAGTTCAGTCTCTTATTTCACCTCACTAGAAGTACTGAAAGATGAGGCTCGAAGTGCTTGTATGATAACTTCTGCCAAAGAACGATACTGGTCTGATCGCTCTGAGCTCAGAAAAAGGGAGGTGTCTGAGGGATCTGAAGCCGTCCAATGTCTGTTGGTGCCAGAGAAATCTGTGGATGGGAAGACCGCAGCCGATGGCTCGCCGTGCAGCAATTTTAAAGATAATAGTAACAGATGTACATGTTCAACACAAAAGGGTAAAGAGAAGTTCTGCTGCTCCACTCCTTGCCTGTACCAGAAGGGACTGAAGGGCTACCGGTGTTACTCAGGGCAGACACAGATAAAGTGCTCACCCCAGTACTCGCTCCTCGCTATCAGAGGACAGAGATGTGTAAACGATCACCCCTGTGCCACATACGGAGAAGACTACTACTGGTGTTACACAGCCATTGGACTACTGAAGAAAGACTGGGAATACTGCAGCCCACCGCTGCTGGGAAGTAAGGCTAAAGACGGAAAGTACTGCCGCAGCGATCACGCCTGTGCCAAGTACAGCTCGGATCCGTGGTGTTACACGGATGATGACGAGAACTGGAACTACTGCTGTACTTCTGATGACTGCTTCTCAGCTGTCAACTACAAGACCTGCAAGCCTGATCACCCATGTGGTTACTATGGTAAAAATTACTTGTGGTGCAGAACCACTGACGACAACTGGAATTATTGTTGCACAGACTGTCGCAAGTAA